From the genome of Hypanus sabinus isolate sHypSab1 chromosome 29, sHypSab1.hap1, whole genome shotgun sequence:
aaaactcttttgtgtcaaagtgaaaacaacttTCTACAAACTGGTCTAAatatattacaattattaaacactaaATAATTggctgcataattactcacccccttcaagtcagtatttaacaGAAGcagctttggcagcaattacagccttgggtctgtgtctctatcagctttgcacatctggacacatcGAATAGCAGATtagaagaagctatttctgaatcgcagagtgtgtgccttctcttttgtttgtttttgcccattctactttacaaaactgctcaagctctgtcagattgcacggggatggtgagtgaacagccctcttcaagtccagccacaaattctcattggattgaggtctgaactctgatttggccactccaataattaactttgttgttttaaagccattcctgtgtCACTCAGACTTTATGCTTGGGGGTCATTAttttgctggaaaacagatcttcccccaagtcacagttcccttgcagactgcatcgggtttcctccaggatttccctgtattttgctgcattcattttaccctctaccttcacaagccttccaggacctgctgcagtgaagcatccccacagcgtgatgcagccaccaccgtgcttcccGGTAGGGATGGtctgtttagtctgatggccagaaagctcGGTTTTGGTTTCATTAGGCTGcaaaaccttcttccagctgacttcagagtctcccacgtgccttctggcaaactcgagccgagatttcatgtcagtttttttcaacagtggctctctctttgccactctcccataaacctgagactggtgaagcacccgggcaacagttgttgtatgcgcagtctctcccatctcaaccactAAAGCTTGTAGCTCCTCCATAGTTGTCATAATGTCTCCTGGTGGCCTGCACACTGGTCCCCTTCttacacggtcactcagtttttgaggacggcctgtcctaggcagatttacagctgtgccatattctttccattcctTGGAGACTGATGTAACTGTACTCCATGGgtactcagtgacttggaaattttcttggtatccctctcctgacttgtgcttttcaataaccttttcgcagagttgcttggagtgttcttttgtcttcatggtgtagtttttgccaggatactgactcaccagcagttagaccttccagatacaggtgtatttttactacaatcaattaaacaccttgactgcacatgactgatctcaatttaactaataatgtgacttctaaaaccatttGGCTGCACCAgcaatgatttggtgtgtcatattcaagggggtgaatacttatccaatcaattatcttgtgttttatacttgtaaCTTATTTAGATCactagagatctgttttcactttgacacaaaatagtctttttctgtcgatcagtgtcaaaaaaaggcaAATTAAGTCCAATATGATtcgatgttgtaaaacaatacaaaacaaaaagtattcaggtgaatactttttataggcgctgtacgtcatgaaattagttaacttttggcagcagtacaatgcaataatgataaatatagaaaacaaCTGAACTACTATATTTTCAGCGTATGTAaattaagtagttaaattaaataagcagagcaaaaacagaaataatgtttttaatgtagtgaggtagtgttcacgggtacAACGTCCATTAAGAAATCAAATAGCAGATtagaagaagctatttctgaatcgcCGAGGGTGTGCCTTCCCTTTccagacagtaacaatgagaaggggaaatgtcctgggtggtgggggtccttgatgatggacaccaTCTTCCTGAGGTATCGCTCCTTGAAGACCTCTTGGATActggtacccaagatagagctgactaattttacaactttctgcaacataCTTCGAACCTGTGCAGTATGCCTCCCACACCAGACAGagacacagccagtcagaatgctcaccacagtACATCTGTTGAAGTTTTCCAGTGTCTTAGGTTTCAAGCCAAATTTCcttaagctcctaatgaaatatagctgccatCTTACCTTCTTTATGCACCAATTTGTTGGGATCGGGTCGAGgtttatgagattatgagaggtattgatacagagattatctgtttcccagggctgaaatgtctaataccagagggtatgcgTTGAAGGTGGGACGGGGtatgttcaagggggatgtgaggggtaagttttttgctcaTGGATACCTGGAGTGCACAGCCTACATTGgaagcttttaagagacattttcatagacacatggatgtgaggaagatggagggatgcgGACATGGGGTagggagggatcagtgtttgggtgTCTCTGATTTCCTTTTTAGCAGGTTCAGCAAAACACTATGGGCTAAAGGGTAAAGATGAACCtcgttttcaagagatattgaggccttggttaagaaCAAAGAAGGTTTATAGCAGGTATAGACAAGTAGGAACAAACGAGGTGCttgtggagtacaagaaatgcaagagaacacataagaaagaaatcgggagggctaaaagaaggcatgaggttgctgtagCAGaggttctacagatatgttatgttgaagttgtataagatcctaatgtggagtattgtgtgaagttttggtcacctacctacaggaaagatgtaaataaggttgaaagagcacagaaaaaaattgcaagaatattgctgggactggaagacctcagttatatggaaagattgtgcaggttaggactttattccttggagtacagaagattgagagatttgatagaggcatacaaaattatgaggggtagagatagggtaaatacaagcaggctttttccactaagctTGGGTGGGACGACAATCAGAGatgatgggttaagggtgataggtggaaagtgtaaggggaacatgaggggaaactgcttcactcagagagtagtgagagtgtggaatgagctgccagtgcaagtgcttgatttcaacttttaagggTATTTTAGAGTACTTTTAAGAgtatttggatggtaggggtatggagggctagggTCCAGTGCAAGGCAATGGGATTAGGCAAATtaactggttcagcacagcctagatgggccaaagggcctgtttcagtgctgtatttttctatgactctatccctGGAATAAATCCACAGGACATTTGACAGATTCATGGGACATGGGACAAATCCTCAGAATAATTCCCTGGGACTTGGGACGAATCCCCAGTATAAATCCACAAGGTCGGACAGACCTCAGGATAAATTGATAGGACATGGGAGAGATCGTGGGATAATTCCTCAGGACACGGGAGAGATCCTGGGATAATTCCTCAGGACACGGAAGAGATCGTGGGATAATTCCTCAGGACACGGGAGAGATCCTGGGATAATTCCCAGGACACGGGAGAGATCCTGGGATAATTCCTCAGGACACGGGAGAGATCCTGGGATAATTCCCAGGACACAGGAGAGATCGTGGGATAATTCCTCAGGACACGGGAGAGATCGTGGGATAATTCCTCAGGACACGGGAGAGATCGTGGGATAATTCCCAGGACACGGGAGAGATCGTGGGATAATTCCCAGGACACGGGAGAGATCGTGGGATAATTCCCAGGACACGGGACAGATCCTGGGATAATTCCCAGGACACGGGAGAGATCATGGGATAATTCCTCAGGACACGGGAGAGATCGTGGGATAATTCCTCAGGACACGGGAGAGATCCTGGGATAATTCCCAGGACACGGGAGAGATCGTGGGATAATTCCTCAGGACACGGGAGAGATCGTGAGATAATTCCTCAGGACACGggagagatcctgagataatTCCTCAGGACACGGGAGAGATCCTGGGATAATTCCCAGGACACGGAAGAGATCGTGGGATAATTCCTCAGGACACGGGAGAGATCCTGGGATAATTCCTCAGGACACGGGAGAGATCGTGGGATAATTCCTCAGGACACGGGAGAGGTCGTGAGATAATTCCTCAGGACACGGGAGAGATCGTGAGATAATTCCTCAGGACACGGGAGAGATCCTGGGATAATTCCTCAGGACACGGGAGAGATCCTGGGATAATTCCTCAGGGCATGGGACAGATCCTGGGATAATTCCCAGGACACAGGACAGATCCTGGGATAATTCCTCAGGGCATGGGACAGATCCTGGGATAATTCCTCAGGACACGGGACAGATCCTGGGATAATTCCTCAGGACACGGGAGAGATCCTGGGATAATTCCCAGGACACGGGAGAGATCCTGGGATAATTCCTCAGGACACGGGAGAGATCCTGGGATAATACCTCAGGACACGGGAGAGATCCTGGGATAGTTCCCAGGACACGGGACAGATCCTGGGATAATTCCTCAGGGCATGGGACAGATCCTGGGATAATTCCTCAGGGCACGGGAGAGATCCTGGGATAATTCCTCAGGACACGGGAGAGATCCTGGGATAATTCCTCAGGACACGGGAGAGATCCTGGGATAATTCCCAGGACATAGGAGAGATCCTGGGATAATTCCTCAGGGCATGGGACAGATCCCGGGATAATTCCTCAGGACACGGGAGAGATCCTGGGATAATTCCTCAGGACACGGGAGAGATCCTGGGATTATTCCCAGGGCATGGGACAGATCCTGGGATAATTCCTCAGGACACGGGAGAGATCCTGGGATAATTCCCAGGACATGGGAGAGATCCTGGGATAATTCCTCAGGACACGGGAGAGATCCTGGGATAATTCCTCAGGGCATGGGACAGATCCTGGGATAATTCCCAGGACACAGGACAGATCCTGGGATAATTCCTCAGGGCATGGGACAGATCCTGGGATAATTCCTCAGGACACGGGAGAGATCCTGGGATAATTCCTCAGGACACAGGAGAGATCCTGGGATAATTCCCAGGACATGGGAGAGATCCTGGGATAATTCCTCAGGACACGGGAGAGATCGTGGGATAATTCCTCAGGACACGGGAGAGATCCTGGGATAATTCCCAGGACACGGGACAGATCCTGGGATAATTCCTCAGGACACGGGACAGATCCTGGGATAATTCCCAGGACACGGGAGAGATCCTGGGATAATTCCCAGGACATGGGACAGATCCTGGGATAATTCCCAGGGCATGGGACAGATCCTGGGATAATTCCTCAGGGCATGGGACAGATCCTGGGATAATTCCTCAGGACACGGGAGAGATCCTGGGATAATTCCCAGGACATGGGAGAGATCCTGGGATAATTCCTCAGGACACGGGAGAGATCCTGGGATAATTCCCAGGACATGGGAGAGATCCTGGGATAATTCCTCAGGACACGGGACAGATCCTGGGATAATTCCTCAGGACACGGGAGAGATCGTGAGATAATTCCTCAGGACACGGGAGAGATCGTGAGATAATTCCTCAGGACACGGGAGAGATCCTGGGATAATTCCTCAGGACACGGGAGAGATCCTGGGATAATTCCCAGGACACGGGAGAGATCCTGGGATAATTCCTCAGGGCATGAGACAGATCCTGGGATAATTCCTCAGGACACGGGAGAGATCCTGGGATAATTCCTCAGGACACGGGAGAGATCCTGGGATAATTCCCAGGACACGGGACAGATCCTGGGATAATTCCTCAGGACACGGGAGAGATCCTGGGATAATTCCCAGGACACGGGACAGATCCTGGGATAATTCCTCAGGGCATGGGACAGATCCTGGGATAATTCCTCAGGACACGGGAGAGATCCTGGGATAATTCCTCAGGACACGGGAGAGATCCTGGGATAATTCCCAGGACATGGGAGAGATCCTGGGATAATTCCTCAGGGCATGAGACAGATCCTGGGATAATTCCTCAGGACACGGGATAGATCCTGGGATAATTCCCAGGACATGGGAGAGATCCTGGGATAATTCCTCAGGGCATGAGACAGATCCTGGGATAATTCCTCAGGGCATGAGACAGATCCTGGGATAATTCCTCAGGACACGGGAGAGATCCTGGGATAATTCCTCAGGGCATGAGACAGATCCCTGGATTCTGCCTTGGACTCACCTTGAGGACTAAAATGCCAAACAAACTTATCACCAAATTTTTGACCCTGGGAGTTAATGACTCCCTCAGCATCTGGATCCTTACTTTCTGCCTAACGCACCACAAGCAGTAAGGTCAGACAGCAACACCCCCTTCACACTTTTTCTGAACGCTGATGCTCCATGAGGCCGCGCCCTCAGCCCCTACTCTCTTCCCTGTACACTCACAACTGTGCGGCCAAGTTCTGCTCAAACTCCATGTACAAGCTCGCAGATGATACCATCGTAGCAGGTCGTATCTCAAATAGCGATGAGTCAGAGTACTGGAAGGAGAGAGAGCTTAGTGACGTGTTGTCAACTTTTCCCTGAATATCAACAAAagggctggtcattgacttcaggaatggTTGGGGTGAGCACATGGTTCAGTCCACATCGACGGTGCTGAGGTccagagggttgagagcttcacgTTCCTTGGAGTAAACATCATCACCATCTGTACCTGTCCAACCACGTGGCCAAGAAGTTCAGCAATGTCTCTACTTCTTCAGGAAGCTAAGGAACAAGTCCCCATCAACTCTTACCCATTTTTATTGATGcttcacagaaagcatcctatccggaTCCATcgcagctcggtacggcaacggCTCCGCCCGTGGCCGCAGGAAACCACAGAGAGTTGCGGGCACAGCTCAGCGCATCACCAAAACcagcccccacccccctccatggactctgtctacacttcccactgcctcagtaaagcagccagcataataaaAGCACCCATTCACCcgagacattctctcttctcccatcaaaactatataacaatcacggcatggaaacaggccatctcggcccttctagaccgtgccaaacgcttactctcacctagtcccaccaacctgcactcagcccataaccctccattcctttcctgtccatatacctatccaattttattttttaatgacaaaatcgaacctgcctctaccacttctactggaagctctttccacacagctaccactctctgagtaaagtagttccccctcgtgttacccctaaacttttgctccttaactctcaactcgtgtcctcttgtttgaatctccctactctcaatggaaaaagcctatccacgtcaactctatctatccccctcataattttaaatacctcaatcaagtccccccctcaacctccaaagaataaagacctaacttgtttaacctttctctgtaacttaggtgctgaaacccaggtaacatgctagtaaatctcctctgtactctctctattttgttgacatctttcctataattcagtgaccagaactgtacacaatactccaaattcggccttaccaatgccttgtacaattttaacattacatcccaactcctatactcaatgctctgatttataaaggccaacataccaaaagctttcttcatcaccctatccacatgagattccaccttcagggaactatgcaccattattcctagatcactttgttctactgcattcttcaatgccctaccatttaccatgtatgtcctatttggattattcctaccaaaatgtagcacctcacacttaacagcattaaactccatctgccatctttcagcccacttgtctaactggcctaaatctctttgcaagctttgaaaatctacttcattatccacaacgcctcctatcttagtatcatctgcatacttactaatccaatttaccaacccatcatccagatcattaatgtatatgacaaacaacattggacccagtacagatccctgaggcacaccactagtcaccggcctccaacctgacaaacagttatccaccactactctctggcatctcccattcagccactgttgaatccattttactacttcaatattaatacctaacaattgaaccttcctaactaaccttccatgtggaactttgtcaaaagccttactgaagtccatatagacaacatccactgctttactctcgtcaactttcccagaatcatcccaaaagatgcaaaagcctaaAAGCTTCTATCCTCTTGGATGGCaagttggactcttgaccttacaattTAGCTTGCTGTCATCTTGCACGTTGGTATCAGCCCTGTGCTGCACCTTTTTGGTcaattttacactttattctgcattgttaatatCTTACCTTATTCTAGCCCAGTGCAATGAGCAATGATTCGACTTGTGTGAATGGTAggtaagacaaacttttcactgtaactGGGTGCACGGGACAGTAATAAACAATTCCAAAACCAATAAATCCCCGGGACAGATTCCCGCAACATGGGAAAGATCCCTGGAATAAACCCCCAGGACACAGACTTTGCACAGTCAATAAAACTCGGGCAGATACTCTGCGTGACAATCCTTTTACTCAGTCAAAGTCCATCGGTTGGAAAACACTGCAACATTTGTACAGCGCAACATCAGCTTATAAATTAACCAAGTCTTCACCCAAGCAGGAGGAGGGCAGATTGGGAGCAGCAGCGGTGGGAAGGGGAGTGAGCAGGGAACAATCTTAGAGAgcaagtgagggggagagagtgtcacaagggaggaagcagcaagaagggagacaggcagcgaggaggggagagtgataagagggtggggaggaagggACGGAGGGGGTCTGAGGCAGTACTGTGGGGAGGGCAGGGATAGAGGAGTGAGGGGAGGGATTTTCATGTGAGGGGTGGTAAGCAGGGAGGGGCAATAGATGAAAGAGTGAGTGACGAGGGAATGCCATtggagaggaagtggagaggggaggaggggagacagGAGTGAAGAGAGGAAGGAATTTAAGCAGGGGAGTGAGCACCGTGGGCGAGTCAGTGAGATAGGAGGATGGGGAGGGTAAAacgaggagggagggaggaagggagagagggaggggtgcaggTGAATGGGGGAGAGGTTGTAGGAGGGATGGTGAGAAGGGCTAGGAGAGTAAAGCTGTGATGTAGGAGGCGGGGGAGTGGGAAGGAGAGGAGGTAATGAGGGAGTGTGTAAGGAGGGTGATGCAGGGAAAggggaggcaggagattgctgCGGCCAGGGTCAGAGGTCAGAGGTTGCAGCTAGGCAGGGCGATTTATGTCCATGAGGGCTGCAGTAGCTCTCTCCTCAGCCCCTGGTCCAGGCCAGTCCGCCCCCCACACTTGCCCCCGCTGTCAGCTCAGCTCCCCGGCCTGGACTGGTACTCGCGGCAGTCATCCCCGCCCAGGTGGGGCCCACAGGTGAGCCGCACCTCGAAGCTCAGGCTGCCGTGGTTCAGGTAGCAGAGGTCGACTCGGCTGGGCCCAGCCACCAGCGGGACCTCGCAGGCTCCCAGAAGGTCGTCGCGGTCCAGTCCCCAGTCCTGGTCCCAGACCTCCAGCCGCAAGCGGGCGCCCGACCCCAGCTGCACCTCTTCCAGGTTCAGCCAAACGTCCCAGACTGGGTGGTTGTTATTGGCGATGGCCGCCGTGCTGGCCTTCAGCCCCGGGCCGCAGCTAACTCGCACGTAGGCGTCCGTCCCCGACATATAGTCGCCCCAGAGGTCCCGGCAGCGGATCACCTTCACCTCCAGCCGTCCCCAGCCCTTCTTCTTGGGGCAGCACTGACCGTTCACCCAAGGGTCATCGGAGCAGTGGCAGGAACAGGAACCTTGGGCCGAGCTGGGCCGGGTGCCACCCCTGGGGCAGCCCTTGGATGAGCAGTTGGCAGCACGCCCCTCCGATGCCCCTTCCACGATGTACTGGCTGATGGCACGGTGCAGGAGCGCCCGGCGGGGGTCCCGCCGAGACAGCAGAAGGTGCAACGGCTCCAGGGTGCGGTAGGTGACGCCCGGGTGGGAGGACAGGGAGCTGACCCAGGCTTTGAAGTGGTTGGAGCTCCCTCCCTCATCCCCCCCGAAGAAGAGGTCGGCCCCCTTTGACAGGAGGCCCCCTTGCACCACGGTCAGGCGGTCGTTGTAAGTCTGGTGGAAGGACATCCGCCCCTCAGCCTTGTTCTGGGCCTCCTTGCAATGCCGGTACTTGGCGTTGGAGTCCAACTTGCTGCCGATCTGAGCCTCTGCCTCAATCGTCAGACAGTCCTTCACCTGGGGGAGAGGGCAAAGAGTGAGGGAGGGTCGaggtgcagagagagtggggtTTGGGGGCAGAGAGGGAGGTTCGGAGGGCAGAGAGCGAGGTTCGGAGGGCAGAGAGGGTGGTTTGTGGGGCAGAGGGAGGATCAGGGGCAGAGAGCGAGGTTCGGAGGGCAGAGAGGGTGgttcgaggggcagagggaggaTCGGGGGGCAGGTGGAGGGAGGTTTGGGGACAGAGGGAAAGAGGTTCAGAAGCAGAGGGAGTGGGGTTTGGGGGCAGAGAAAGGGAAGTTCAGCAGCATTCTGGGAGGTtcgggggcagagagagggtttgaggGTTCAGAGAGTGGGAGTttgagggggtcagagagatggagATTTTGGGAGAGAGATGGAGTTCAAGAGGCGCAGGGATGGATTTTGAGGGGGCATATAGATGgggctggagggaggggagaggaacggggagatggggtgggagggggaactTGGGAGATGggatgggaagggagggggaacgGGGAGATGCAGGAGGGGAAGGGCAGATGGGAtgagaggggagtggagatgggtgagaggggggagaagggaggagggagaggggagggggatgggagATGAGTGGGAGGGAGATGAGGTGTGAGGggctgggaggggtgggggatgaggggaggggagatggggtgcgaggggaggggaggggaggggagatggggtgCGAGGGGAGGGGCTGGGAGGGgagatggatgggagggggaggggaggggagatggatgggagggggaggggaggggagatggatgggagggggaggggaggggagattgggtgtgaggggagagggaggttacagagatgggagggagagggagcgggAGCGGTAAGGAAGCTGGCGTGCTGAAGGAAGAGACTGGGACGACCGTGGGAAAGAGCAATGACGAGACCGAGGGTCGGGGTCCCGGTCCGGGTCGGCGCCCCCATCCCCTCAGCTCACCTCCTCGGCGGTCTGTCCCTCGGCGGCCACCTGGCAGGTACGGAGGGCCGTGATGTCTCGGAAGTGGCCGCCCAGGGTTACGGCGTGGACGTAGTGGGTGCCGAAGGTGCgaaggaagcggcggtagaagaAGCCGGGGCCGCTGCCCTCCCCGTGCCCGTTGTCCCACCGCCCGTCCCAGCGCCGGGGCAGCTGGCGGATCTCTTGGATGAAGTGCGGGTGCAAGGGGGGCTGCGTGCCCAGCCTGGCCCGGTACAGGCTGCACACCATCGCTTGGCTGGAGAAACTGTAGCGGTCGGAGGCCTCCCGTTTGCGGCCGAAGGACGCCATCTCAGACCGCTCCCCCGCCACCGTCGTCCGCACTCCGGAACCTGGCCGCGGCTTCACGTCCAGCCCTGCGCTCCAGGAGGAGTCCACCCCGGCCGACTGCGAGGCCGACAGCTCCTCGGCCGAGTCGTAGACGGTGGACTGGAGACGGAAGTTGCAGTCCGCCTCGGTCACCCAGTGGGCGACGGCCCGGGGCAGCCGCTGGACCTCGCCCTTCAGGTGCGCGTTGTGACAGACGGTGCAGGAGCCTCCCCTTTGCCAGCTCCTCGTGTCCACCGCCCAGGCCCCCGTGCCTCGCAGCAGAACCACGTCGAAGCCCTCGCCCAGCAGCTCCATGCCTGGCACCGGCTTCTTCTCCCGGCACTCGTTGGGAGTGGCCACGTTACAGATCGCCCCGCATGGAGGGGTCCCGAGGAGGAGGACGAGGAGCAGTGCGAGGAGGGGGCAGCCCATCGCCACCGGAGCTGGCACAGCTGACAGAGACCTGCTGGGCAGACagaggggtgtgggtgagagaggTCAGGACTCGGGTATAGGGGCAAAGGATGGTGTGTCTGGGCCCGAGAGTATGTGGCGATCAATTATTCTCTATATAAATCCCAATACCCTGGATTCGATCCCACcgtggggatctgttattctatatatggACCCCACCCAACTCCTGGATTAGAtaccagcctgtaacccactcccaggttTCTGTTATTCCACATATAAGTTCTGAACCCCTAGATTAAATCCCCGCCTGTAAACCGTCCTAGAGATCTGTCATTCTGTGTATAAACCTCCCGAACCACGGGATCAGATCAGaacctgtaacccactcctggggatctgttatatgTATAAACACCTGAAACCCTGGATTAGGTCCCCGTATGTAACCCattcctggggatctgttattctatatgtaAACCTTTCAAGTCCTTGGATTAGAACCCAGCCTGTAAGGTATTCCAAGACATCCTATACATAAACACCCCAAACCACTCATTCCTGAGGaagcgtcgacagcgcttctccttattgatgctgcctgtcctgctgtgttccaccagcattttgtgtgtgttggttaaaattaacagcatctgcagatttcctcatgtccaCTCATTCCTCTCTCATTCTTGGGGGTATTTTTCCTGCCGCGCTCCCACTGTCAAGTTGTTTTCTCCCGCTCTGCCCTGTCTTTGCcttctcgctctccctctctgccCTTCTTATCTCTCTCCTCCCACTTACCCCACTCTTTCCATTTTCTCTCACTTACCCCTCTCCACCACTCCTTCCTTCACTCTCCCTACCTAtctctctttttctcccctctccctttctaccATCCTCTCTGTTTGCCTTCTCCTCCCTTTACCTCTCTTTCCATCCACCTCTGTCCCTCTCCTGCCTGTTGATCCCACTGTATCTATCACAGTCACTCGGTGTTTCTCTGTCTAtctgtccctctctgtctctttctgtgTATTTGCCTCTGTATTTGTAGCTATCTCTGGATAATTAGAACATGGACCGTAAAGTACTCCAGCACAGAAACCCTTGCTCATCTTGTCAATGCTCGCCTgtttcctgcctagtcccatcttccTGTGCCAGAAACATACCCCCTCCAAGCCCCTCTCAACTATCCAAACCTCTGCCACTTCcacaggcagcttgttccacattagcaccacactctgagtgaagaagttcatcTCGGGTTCCCCTTAagaatttcacctttcacccttaacctatgaccactAGATCTGATCTCACCCAACCTTaggaaaaagccttcttgcattcaCTATATCTcccccccctcataattttgtatacctctgtaagatctcccctcaatctcct
Proteins encoded in this window:
- the LOC132383217 gene encoding perforin-1-like codes for the protein MGCPLLALLLVLLLGTPPCGAICNVATPNECREKKPVPGMELLGEGFDVVLLRGTGAWAVDTRSWQRGGSCTVCHNAHLKGEVQRLPRAVAHWVTEADCNFRLQSTVYDSAEELSASQSAGVDSSWSAGLDVKPRPGSGVRTTVAGERSEMASFGRKREASDRYSFSSQAMVCSLYRARLGTQPPLHPHFIQEIRQLPRRWDGRWDNGHGEGSGPGFFYRRFLRTFGTHYVHAVTLGGHFRDITALRTCQVAAEGQTAEEVKDCLTIEAEAQIGSKLDSNAKYRHCKEAQNKAEGRMSFHQTYNDRLTVVQGGLLSKGADLFFGGDEGGSSNHFKAWVSSLSSHPGVTYRTLEPLHLLLSRRDPRRALLHRAISQYIVEGASEGRAANCSSKGCPRGGTRPSSAQGSCSCHCSDDPWVNGQCCPKKKGWGRLEVKVIRCRDLWGDYMSGTDAYVRVSCGPGLKASTAAIANNNHPVWDVWLNLEEVQLGSGARLRLEVWDQDWGLDRDDLLGACEVPLVAGPSRVDLCYLNHGSLSFEVRLTCGPHLGGDDCREYQSRPGS